A window of Bos mutus isolate GX-2022 chromosome 3, NWIPB_WYAK_1.1, whole genome shotgun sequence genomic DNA:
TCTCTCTGAGCCAGGAACTTTCACTCCCTCCCAGTGTGCTGAGGGGTGAGTTAGAGGGACAGAAGAAGGATGTAGCCATGCTTCTGTCCTGGAAGTCCAGAGACCCAGAATCTGGCAGAGACCAGCCCCACCACTCACTAAACAAAAAACCTCCTCCATCCAGCCTCATTCTCTTTGTCAGTAAAATGGGCGTCATAATTTCCATCCTGAGATAAGCATTCCGCTACCAGTGTCATGAGCTGAGAATGAGCTCTTGGGAATGAAAGGCCTTCCCAGCTGCAGAGAGCCATGTCTAGGACTCCTTGACTTCATGACCCAGCAACTGAAGGGGGTCTCCCTGGCCCAGCAGAGGTCTCCAGGGTCTGCTCTGGGGCTGTGGCTGGTGTTTGTATTCTAATTGATTGGTGCCCTGTTGTATCAATGGTTAAATGTGTTGAATACCACTCCTCAGATCAAGACAAGAGATCTGAGTTCTATTCCCAGCCTTGAacttccttgctgtgtgaccttaagcaaattgctgcccctctctgagccttattttCTTCCTCCATAATGTAAAAATGGATTTATTGCCCTCACAGGAATATTGTGAAGGAAGATATGAGTCAGTGCCCATCAAAACATGTTGGAAACTGTGATGAAGTGCCTacttggtttttgtttctttcctcatTGCTTTTTAGATCATAGAGAAACGGCGCCGGGACCGCATCAACAGCAGCCTTTCTGAACTGCGGCGCTTGGTCCCCACTGCCTTTGAGAAGCAGGTATGTGACACTGCTGAATGTGCTCGAGGAAATACAGCGTGGGTTGCAGATAGGATTCACTTCTCACGGCATCTCTTATTGATTGGTGGCAGCTGCCTGAAGTGCCATGAAGTGCCTGTCGATGGCCAGGAATAAGGGTGATGGAAATTCAAATTGACCAAGGTGTCTTAGGGGCTGTGGCTTTTGGGGTGTCTTAGGGGCTGTGGCTTTATGTCCATCATCGGGTTGAATTCAATCCTCAAATGATGCCGAAGGATTGGGACTATGATGCCCATtgcacaggtgaggaaactgaaacacagagaggTGAGGTAACTTACTCCGTACtccagatcacacagctagtaaatagcAGAGTGGAACTGGAACAGACTGTGTGATCCTAAAGTGCCCTGTCCCTCGGCACTACTGACATTTCCAGAGCTATGTGAAAGTAGAACAGGCTGCTTGGGGAGTAAGGCTCTGTCATTGAACATGCTGGGGTGGAGGGACTCCAGTCGGGAGTCAGACAGTTGAATCAATCAGACAGCCTCAAAGACTCTCACTGTGTGCACTACGGCACCATCATAGGTCCTGTGACTTCCTTTTGCTGGAGAGAACAAGTGAGTCGTTCCACTGACCTTTACTAAAACCTTCACAAGCCCAGCCATGAACTAGACTCAGTACCTACCTTCAAGGGACTCGAATGGAGAGTCCAGCCCTTAGGTTTCACCTGGGAGACCAGGTGATGCTGGAGTCTCCAGAAACATTTCCCAAGAGAGAATGAAGGACGAGCAGGTGCTTTGGGGTAAGACTATGAGCCAGATCTTGGGTGTGTGTGTAGTGAGTATGAAGTTGGATTTCTGGAAAAGCTGATCTAGGAGGCAGGTGGGTATGCAGGAGTGACATTCTGGTGATGGTGCTGGAAGCCACGGAGGTAGAGGGGACCCTCTGAGGAGATTGCACAGAGCAAGAAAAGTGGGCCATCACCCACTGGGAACACCACTGTTTTAAGGGTCAGTTAGAGCAAGAAGACAGGGGAGGAGGGCGTTTAGGAACTGATGGTAGAGCAGGCTAAAATGAGAACCGAAGAGAATCTATTAGCTTTGGAAAGCTTGGCCAAAAGAGAAGCCCAGGTTCAGGCACTGGTGGAactggaggaagaggggaaaattGAGGCAATGAGTGTTGATTACTCTGTGCAGGGGAGGTGAGTGACAGAGGTCAGCTAAAGACCATCGCTCTTCTGTCTTCTGTACACACAGGGCTCCTCCAAGCTGGAGAAAGCTGAGGTCCTGCAGATGACGGTAGATCACTTGAAAATGCTCCACGCCACTGGAGGCACAGGTACTGATCCTAAACTCTCCCGGAGTCATTCCTACAGCCAGTATTTGggggctgggccctggggatACAGTGGTGAGCAAAGCAGACACGGTCCCTGCCCTCGTGGAGCTCACTGTTCACAGAGGGGCTGAAGCAAAGcttgtctctcttcttcctttggcATCACCCTCTCTGCTTTCATTGTCTCCCTGTGTCCTGGCCTTTCTTCAGCTCCACTCCTGCCAACCTTGAACCTTGGAGGAACTCTTCTATAACAGACTACTggtccctcccttcctccagggcCTTGTTAAGCATCGGCCTGAATGAGCGCATTCTCAGTGCAATCCCAGTGGGAGATTTTTAGCCATGGCGGTTCATTGGTGTGCCAACCCACTGATCTAGGCTTCTGGACTCTTGTGATCTTGGTGGTGTTGGGGGGAACTTGCCACACTCACAGTTAAAGATCAGTTGTGGGATGGTAGTAAGATGCAAATGTAATTCATTCTGTGATTTTGAGCTAGTCCACTACAAAAAAGTCACGGAACTGCGGTTTTTAAAAGACTTCTGGGCAAATGGAAATTTTGAAGCTGCTCTGTGTGTTTTCGTAATTTCACCGTTGGGAAACTGTGAAAGCTCCACAGACCTTGGCTGTGAAGACTTAAGCCCTGAAACCTTAACTTGCTACCCATCAAGGAGACAGTTGCATTTTAAGTGAGCCAGCCTGGTGCCTCTCAAGCCTTGGTGTGCAGCGGTGTCATGTAGGCGCAGGCAGAGTCGTGGGTCACAGCCCAGCCATCCCAAGGCAGCAGGTCTGGATTGGAGTGTAGGAATCTGCCAGTTTAGCAAACATGCCTGGTGACCCTGCTGCAAGTAGTGACTTGGAAAACTTCCACTAAAGGAATGCATGGCTGACAGTGGAAACTGTCTCTAATCAACCAAGGGAGGAGACAGTTCAAGCTACATTTATATTTatccaatttaaagaaaaatagtgaCTAATATTTTGGCATCATTTTATAGTTTCCAAAATGCTTTCTCTaatgttatctcatttgattctcataAGAATCTCGAGGGTGGGTGGTGGTGTCCTCACTGTATTCTGGCTAAGGGCTGATGGAAAGACAGAGAATTGTGGCTgagagcactggctttggatCTGAACCCTGACTTTATTGCTTACTAGTTTTAGGACCTTAGATGATTGATTTAAGCCCTttattcctcagtttcctcatctctgaaatgggacTAATGATAGGTTTTTATGAGGTTCAAATTAGCTAGTGCAAATTAAGTACTTAGGAAGAACCCAGCAAATGTCAGTGAAAAAAGAACAGTCTACAGAGAGAGGTGATTTACTTTGCTCAAAGTTGCACAACTAAGTAGACACCAGGGCCAGGTCTTGcctccagggaggcctggctccaAACATAGTCTCCTGCCAAGCTGTCCCTCTGTGGGGGCCTCAACCATGAACCAGGGGACTGATATTTGTTGCCATGATCATGAGGCCAGTCCTCAATGGGGCTGTTCCATCCTTGCCCAGAAGGTGACTGAGAGAGGGGCAGGAGTGGAGAGGCAGTGAGAATGTGAATACTCTTGTTGGCAGTCCCCCTGGTCACCCCAAATTAACAGGTCCCCAAAACAGGGTCTCTGGCTTGAGGGCAGCAGCTGAGGTCCAGGGTGGGATCCTGCTTCCTAGACTGCACTTTGTGCTGGGAAACAAACTCGAATACCTATGGGGGCCCAAGCAGTCATATAAATGATAGTTCACTTTTCATTTGTTAGGTATTTCTGTGCACCATTTCATTTTGTCCTCCCTTCTGTGTGTAGCAAGTACTGTTACATGCCCGTTTCACAGCTCGGGAAATTGAGACATGGAAAGATTAAGAATCTTGTCTGTAGTCAGAGTGCTGGTTAAGTCCATGGTCAATCAGCTGGCCTCCGAAGACCTCACGCTCTATTGCTACTCTCCGCTCCCCTCTCCAAGGACTCTCCCAGCTCTGATGGCTCTTACACCACTGCCCAGCATCCACCCCATCCTCAGAGCTGTTCCACACCTCCGTGTACACCTGGCAAGCGTCTGCTTAAATGAAGTTATCTTGGCCACAGAGTTTCTTCTTTGGGTTAATCATGAGTTATgatgaaaacaatatattttataatgctCTGTGGTTAGTGAATTTATTTGGTCCTCAGACCTCACCTCCTCAACCccaggtgtgtgtgcgtgtgctcattTGTATCCAACTCTTACAAGCCCATGGATTGTACTCCACCAGGcacatctgtccatggaatttttcaggcaagatactgggatgggttgccatttcctcctccaggggatcttcctgacccagggatcaaacctgtgtcccctgcattggcaggcaggttctttaccactcccactttacagatggggagactggaTCTCAGAAAGGTGAGGTGACATGCCCAAGGTTACAAAGGGGGTGAGTGAGGAAAGCAGGTTCAGAACTCAGGACAGTCTGATCTCAGGCTCTGTGCTTGTCCCCTGCCCGGCATGCCCTCATCGTGCCTCACTTTTCAGGATTCTTTGATGCTCGAGCCCTGGCGGTCGACTTCCGGAGCATCGGTTTTCGGGAGTGCCTCACTGAGGTCATCAGGTACCTGGGGGTCCTGGAAGGACCCAGCAGCCGTGCAGACCCCGTGCGGATCCGCCTTCTCTCCCACCTCAACAGCTATGCAGCCGAGATGGAGCCTTCACCCATACCTCCCGGCCCCTTGGCCTTCCCTGCCTGGCCCTGGTCCTTCTTCCACAGCTGTCCAGGGCTCTCTGCCCCGAGCAACCAGCTCGCCATCCTAGGAAGAGTGCCTGGTCCCATGCTTCCCAATGCCTCCTCTCTGGCTTACCCCATCCCGGCCCTCCGAGCAGCCCCCTTGCGCAGAGCTGCTGGCACCATCCTGCCAGCCCGGAGGAATTTGCTGCCCAGTCGAGGGGCATCTTCTACCCGGAGGGCACGCCCCCTGGAAAGGCCAGCTGCCCCCCTGCCTGCGGCCCCCAGTGGCAGGGCCACCAGGGGCAGCCACATGGCACCCCTCCTTAGGTCTCCTTCCCCTGTCTCCCCTGGCATGGTGGGGTCTCCTGCTTATATGGCTGTTCCTGCCCCCAGGCCCTCTTCCCCGGGGCTAGCTGGGAGGCCAGCAGGAGCTATGCTTTGCCGCTCCTGGGTCTCCGAGATCACTGAAGTTGGGGCTTTCTGAGCTGGCTTTGCCCCCAGGAAGGAGGAGAGTTCTTTTTCTAGGAGTTCTAAAAACGGCGTTGCCTTTTCTGCTCTGCTTCCTGGACTGGTTATGTATGAAGGTATCTTCACCCATCCAAGGAACCCTCCTCCTTTGGCCCATCTCCCCTCCTCACTGCTTGTCCCAGCTTCTCCTGGAGCTGTTCTGATCTC
This region includes:
- the HEYL gene encoding hairy/enhancer-of-split related with YRPW motif-like protein isoform X3 is translated as MARPLSTPSPSQMQARKKRRGIIEKRRRDRINSSLSELRRLVPTAFEKQGSSKLEKAEVLQMTVDHLKMLHATGGTGFFDARALAVDFRSIGFRECLTEVIRYLGVLEGPSSRADPVRIRLLSHLNSYAAEMEPSPIPPGPLAFPAWPWSFFHSCPGLSAPSNQLAILGRVPGPMLPNASSLAYPIPALRAAPLRRAAGTILPARRNLLPSRGASSTRRARPLERPAAPLPAAPSGRATRGSHMAPLLRSPSPVSPGMVGSPAYMAVPAPRPSSPGLAGRPAGAMLCRSWVSEITEVGAF
- the HEYL gene encoding hairy/enhancer-of-split related with YRPW motif-like protein isoform X1: MMKRPREPSGSDSESDGPIDVGREGELSQMARPLSTPSPSQMQARKKRRGIIEKRRRDRINSSLSELRRLVPTAFEKQGSSKLEKAEVLQMTVDHLKMLHATGGTGFFDARALAVDFRSIGFRECLTEVIRYLGVLEGPSSRADPVRIRLLSHLNSYAAEMEPSPIPPGPLAFPAWPWSFFHSCPGLSAPSNQLAILGRVPGPMLPNASSLAYPIPALRAAPLRRAAGTILPARRNLLPSRGASSTRRARPLERPAAPLPAAPSGRATRGSHMAPLLRSPSPVSPGMVGSPAYMAVPAPRPSSPGLAGRPAGAMLCRSWVSEITEVGAF
- the HEYL gene encoding hairy/enhancer-of-split related with YRPW motif-like protein isoform X2, whose amino-acid sequence is MCQEDFLKAVAFGLWHKGSMARPLSTPSPSQMQARKKRRGIIEKRRRDRINSSLSELRRLVPTAFEKQGSSKLEKAEVLQMTVDHLKMLHATGGTGFFDARALAVDFRSIGFRECLTEVIRYLGVLEGPSSRADPVRIRLLSHLNSYAAEMEPSPIPPGPLAFPAWPWSFFHSCPGLSAPSNQLAILGRVPGPMLPNASSLAYPIPALRAAPLRRAAGTILPARRNLLPSRGASSTRRARPLERPAAPLPAAPSGRATRGSHMAPLLRSPSPVSPGMVGSPAYMAVPAPRPSSPGLAGRPAGAMLCRSWVSEITEVGAF